In a genomic window of Methanosarcina horonobensis HB-1 = JCM 15518:
- a CDS encoding aspartyl protease family protein, giving the protein MNKRETACAYLDTGSDAIVIPRDLWLRLGLQEEYRTFVSAVNSTVVGWYTFIDLEFFGNKHKDVEVFYNEVAGDMLIGRNVLDEYSVTFDGRNSKLYIE; this is encoded by the coding sequence TTGAATAAAAGAGAAACTGCCTGTGCCTATCTTGATACTGGTTCTGATGCAATTGTCATACCAAGAGATCTTTGGTTAAGACTTGGATTACAAGAAGAATATCGTACTTTTGTTAGTGCTGTTAATAGTACAGTTGTTGGTTGGTATACATTTATAGATCTGGAATTTTTTGGAAACAAACATAAGGATGTTGAAGTTTTTTATAATGAAGTTGCCGGAGATATGTTGATCGGGCGGAATGTTCTTGATGAATATTCTGTCACATTCGATGGTAGGAATTCTAAATTGTACATAGAATGA
- a CDS encoding P-type ATPase, producing the protein MSVLYGAVIPCLKGDILYSGSVIRKGEATGVVVSTGVQTYFGRTAQLVHIARPRMYIEEVITNLLKWLISLVVVLLAIAFSVSYIRGINLVEILPLALILLVSAIPVALPTMFTVTMALGSLELAKKGVLVTKTQCFAGCVHDGCTVRR; encoded by the coding sequence ATGTCAGTACTGTATGGAGCCGTTATCCCTTGTTTAAAAGGGGATATTCTCTATTCAGGTTCGGTTATCCGGAAAGGTGAGGCTACCGGTGTGGTAGTATCTACTGGTGTGCAGACTTATTTCGGCCGGACAGCACAACTTGTTCATATTGCCAGACCAAGAATGTATATCGAAGAAGTCATAACTAACCTGCTCAAGTGGCTTATTTCGCTGGTAGTCGTTTTGCTCGCCATCGCCTTTTCTGTATCTTATATCAGGGGCATTAACCTTGTAGAGATATTGCCATTGGCACTGATATTACTTGTCTCAGCTATTCCCGTTGCACTGCCTACCATGTTCACGGTGACCATGGCCCTGGGCTCGCTGGAGCTAGCTAAGAAGGGTGTGCTGGTAACAAAGACTCAATGCTTCGCAGGATGCGTCCATGATGGATGTACTGTGCGTAGATAA
- a CDS encoding alpha/beta hydrolase: MQGTELRGTKLQGTEIINIKKRDLETIILDVKREQKDFYEFVQIGTSRGRIDCAYYGAEGTDKGVIMVTGVHGGFDSPADSLYPRLSSDLRETGISSLRIKFRSPKDMAEALIDVLVGIEFLKSENVRILGLIGHSFGGAVVVQAAFNNKNVKTIVMLSTQGRGVDPISFLPKDTSVFLIHGEEDEVIPPDVSVLAYDMAHEPKRIEVYDAKAGHELDNVADEVYVEIKDWIMKHLNGPHKDL; the protein is encoded by the coding sequence ATGCAGGGCACGGAATTGAGGGGCACAAAGCTTCAGGGCACAGAGATAATTAATATCAAAAAACGGGATTTGGAAACAATTATTCTCGATGTCAAAAGAGAACAAAAAGATTTTTATGAGTTCGTCCAGATAGGGACAAGCCGTGGAAGGATAGATTGCGCTTACTACGGGGCAGAGGGGACAGATAAAGGCGTAATTATGGTCACAGGAGTGCACGGGGGCTTTGATTCACCTGCAGACAGCCTGTACCCGCGTTTATCCAGTGATCTAAGAGAAACAGGCATAAGTTCTCTAAGGATAAAATTCAGGAGTCCAAAAGATATGGCTGAGGCTTTAATAGACGTCCTTGTGGGAATAGAGTTTTTAAAATCGGAAAATGTAAGGATTCTTGGCCTGATAGGGCACTCTTTTGGGGGTGCAGTCGTTGTTCAGGCTGCTTTTAACAATAAGAACGTAAAAACCATAGTGATGCTCTCAACTCAGGGCCGTGGGGTTGATCCGATCTCTTTCCTCCCAAAAGACACATCGGTGTTCCTGATCCACGGCGAGGAGGACGAGGTCATACCTCCGGATGTTTCGGTACTTGCATATGATATGGCACACGAACCTAAAAGAATAGAAGTATATGACGCTAAAGCCGGTCATGAACTGGATAATGTAGCCGATGAGGTTTATGTGGAGATAAAAGATTGGATTATGAAACATTTAAACGGGCCCCACAAGGATTTGTGA
- a CDS encoding protease inhibitor I42 family protein, with product MNDSAAGYEWELNPSNGLTILGEKYVEHPDPQHLEGVPGTHSWLIEAVAPGNQKVIGTYER from the coding sequence TTGAATGATTCTGCAGCAGGCTATGAATGGGAACTTAACCCGAGCAATGGGCTCACCATTCTCGGCGAGAAATATGTAGAGCACCCAGATCCTCAACACCTTGAAGGTGTCCCTGGAACTCATTCATGGTTGATCGAGGCTGTGGCTCCGGGCAACCAGAAAGTAATTGGCACATATGAAAGATAA
- a CDS encoding HAD-IC family P-type ATPase, with product MMDVLCVDKTGTITLNKLSVADITELDSYTKEDAILYGALASSEANQDPIDVAFIEAAKQKGLDTAEYAQISFTPFDPSIRRTESVVQKDDERIQVAKGAVRVLATLCSYDAGRISILEEKIREYAEKGYRTLAVAVKKTGSQMELVGMVALYDAPRPESAKLIAELKELGITTKMLTGDALSVAKEVAEEAGIEGKIIKVAELREMEGLPTKKAAQASEQSGGFAEIYPEDKYLIVKNLQEKEHIVGMTGDGVNDAPALRQAEVGIAVSNATDIAKGAASVVLTDEGLAEIIELVKTGRQIHQRISSWILNKIVKTFEIVLFVVLAFLITGKYVIGAFEIVLLLFLIDFVTISIATDNVKPFRKPESWNMASLAKVAVLLGILIVAESFGLLYLGMSYLGLTEGTGLNTFVFDMLIFGGMFTILVVREKGYFWEY from the coding sequence ATGATGGATGTACTGTGCGTAGATAAAACAGGCACAATTACTTTGAACAAGCTTTCAGTAGCCGACATAACCGAGCTTGACAGCTATACTAAAGAAGATGCGATTCTTTATGGAGCACTTGCATCCAGTGAAGCAAACCAGGATCCCATTGATGTTGCTTTCATTGAAGCCGCCAAGCAAAAAGGCCTCGATACAGCTGAGTATGCCCAGATCAGCTTCACTCCTTTTGATCCATCTATCCGAAGAACAGAATCAGTCGTACAAAAGGATGATGAACGCATCCAGGTGGCCAAGGGAGCAGTAAGGGTGCTGGCAACTTTATGCAGCTATGATGCCGGAAGGATTTCTATTCTGGAGGAAAAAATTAGGGAGTATGCCGAAAAGGGTTACAGAACTCTGGCTGTCGCAGTGAAAAAAACAGGATCTCAGATGGAACTTGTTGGTATGGTAGCCCTCTATGATGCACCTAGACCAGAATCTGCGAAGCTAATCGCTGAGCTTAAAGAACTTGGAATTACAACAAAGATGCTTACTGGAGACGCGTTGTCAGTAGCAAAAGAAGTTGCAGAAGAAGCAGGCATTGAAGGAAAAATCATCAAGGTGGCTGAGCTAAGAGAGATGGAAGGCTTGCCAACAAAAAAAGCTGCACAGGCCAGCGAGCAAAGTGGTGGGTTTGCTGAAATTTACCCTGAAGATAAGTATCTTATAGTGAAAAACCTCCAGGAAAAAGAACACATCGTTGGTATGACCGGAGACGGCGTGAATGATGCCCCTGCATTAAGGCAGGCAGAAGTGGGAATTGCAGTAAGTAATGCTACGGACATTGCAAAAGGAGCCGCAAGTGTTGTTCTTACTGATGAGGGTCTTGCCGAGATAATTGAGCTGGTTAAAACGGGAAGGCAAATACACCAGCGAATCTCTTCATGGATTTTAAATAAGATAGTAAAAACTTTTGAAATAGTGCTGTTTGTCGTCCTTGCATTTCTGATTACCGGGAAATATGTCATAGGTGCTTTTGAGATCGTCCTGCTACTTTTTTTGATCGACTTCGTCACTATATCTATAGCAACGGACAACGTCAAACCTTTCAGGAAACCTGAGTCATGGAACATGGCATCACTGGCAAAAGTTGCGGTATTGCTGGGTATCTTGATCGTGGCCGAATCTTTCGGGCTACTATACTTAGGGATGAGCTACCTGGGACTTACGGAAGGTACAGGGCTGAATACTTTTGTCTTTGATATGCTAATCTTTGGGGGTATGTTTACAATACTTGTTGTAAGAGAAAAAGGCTATTTCTGGGAGTATTGA
- a CDS encoding VOC family protein encodes MKILQTLSRLYINDLSSVLEFYEKLLGTPAIIRFQIQQIGLELAQIGDILLIAGSEEALKPFRSTQATFLVDSLDDFRAFLEEKGAEIVREPAKVPTGRNMTVKHPDGSVIEYVEHSKAV; translated from the coding sequence ATGAAAATCCTTCAAACTCTCTCCCGCCTCTACATAAACGACCTGAGTTCCGTCCTCGAATTCTACGAAAAACTCCTCGGCACACCTGCAATCATACGTTTTCAAATTCAGCAAATCGGCCTAGAACTGGCTCAGATAGGAGATATTTTACTTATAGCCGGCTCTGAAGAAGCTCTGAAACCTTTTAGAAGCACACAGGCTACGTTTCTTGTTGATTCTCTAGATGATTTCAGGGCTTTTCTGGAAGAAAAAGGAGCAGAAATTGTCCGGGAACCTGCGAAAGTTCCGACCGGCAGGAACATGACAGTAAAACATCCTGACGGGTCGGTAATAGAGTACGTGGAACATTCCAAAGCTGTCTGA
- a CDS encoding DUF5996 family protein, translating into MVNTSFTRDVQFPALPLEEWEDTKSTLHLFLQVVGKVRLSLHPKMNHWWHVPFYVSVRGLTTGSIPYEDMTFEMEFNFRDSGHTLKIETSEGDSKTVPLKGLSVAGFYEKVFSSLNELGIVAGIRPVPYDIPGVTEPFVSDYEHASYDEEYVNRFWRILVQVDSVFKVFRGWFTGKGSPVHFFWHHADLAFTLFSGRSAPVREGANPVEREASSHEMISFGFWAGDRNVREPAFYAYVHPQPQDIMDERLSPEEAFWSREAGEALLMYEYVRNAADSPQKAILDFLESVYQAGAKRTNWNIGALRLPSSEKQFEG; encoded by the coding sequence ATGGTAAATACCAGTTTTACACGGGACGTTCAGTTTCCGGCTTTGCCGCTTGAAGAATGGGAAGATACAAAGAGTACGCTGCACCTGTTTCTGCAGGTTGTGGGAAAGGTCAGGCTTTCACTGCATCCGAAAATGAACCACTGGTGGCATGTCCCATTTTATGTTTCTGTGCGCGGGCTTACTACCGGATCCATTCCTTATGAGGACATGACTTTTGAGATGGAGTTTAATTTTAGGGACAGCGGGCACACTTTAAAGATCGAGACAAGTGAAGGGGACTCAAAAACCGTGCCTTTGAAGGGGCTGTCAGTTGCCGGGTTTTATGAGAAGGTTTTCTCGAGCCTGAACGAACTCGGGATAGTAGCAGGCATCAGGCCTGTGCCTTATGACATCCCCGGAGTGACAGAGCCTTTTGTATCGGACTATGAACATGCATCTTATGATGAAGAGTATGTGAACAGGTTCTGGAGAATTCTTGTACAGGTCGATTCTGTTTTCAAGGTTTTTAGAGGTTGGTTTACAGGTAAAGGCTCGCCTGTGCATTTTTTCTGGCACCACGCCGACCTGGCTTTTACCTTATTTTCAGGCAGGTCAGCTCCTGTCAGGGAAGGGGCAAATCCCGTAGAGCGTGAAGCTTCCTCGCACGAGATGATCAGCTTTGGGTTCTGGGCAGGGGACCGGAATGTAAGGGAGCCGGCTTTTTACGCATACGTGCACCCGCAGCCTCAGGATATTATGGACGAGCGGCTCAGCCCTGAAGAAGCTTTCTGGAGCAGGGAAGCAGGAGAAGCTCTCCTTATGTACGAATATGTCAGAAACGCAGCTGACTCGCCTCAAAAAGCTATACTTGACTTCCTTGAAAGCGTATATCAGGCAGGAGCAAAGAGAACAAACTGGAATATCGGAGCTCTCAGGCTTCCTTCATCTGAAAAGCAGTTTGAAGGATAG
- a CDS encoding PAS domain S-box protein: MKEKSRNSGHNITGDMPWGTHFCQFYRTKEDLMDIAFPYFKAGLENNELCLWITSQPLEIEESKEALRKAIPYIDIYLEKGQIEIIPYTHWYFKNGVFNSERVLNGWVEKFNQALSSGYDGLRLTEDTSWLEKENRNDFADYEKELDRITGKCRITALCTYPLDKFNATETIDIIANHQFALIKKEGKWELVGNSRYKKMEETEILANILELSDDAIMTESLDGIITSWNKGAERIYGYTAEEVLGKPIDVLEPPTLVEEIKELTELIRYEEKIHHYETLQLRKDGKVINVSLTLSPIFDASGNPTAALVMSRDITENEQTVEKLLRSKEIYRIITEQTGQLVYDYDLRTDKCTWAGAIEETTGYSFEEFQMLGKYIWTTNIQSSSETHVGARFRDIKSTGDRYKEELRLKRKDGTYIDIENKGIYLRDHEGHPYEAIGVIKDITDWKLALKKVKESEEKYRSFIQNFHGIVYQRNENFIPVYLHGAAEEITGYREKDFSSRIKWKEIIHPDDLSLVLKEEKKIRNFQSTGYGDIEYRIKHKDGRIRWVHEIYQKIKKTDEKSEFYQGTIYDVTEKKETEKFLEGIEISRKKEIHHRIKNNLQVISSLLDLQAEKFQDKECIKDSEVLEAFVESQNRVLSMSLIHEELYKGKGTDTLNFSEYIRKLAENLFHTYSLNSENVRLHMDLEENALFDMDIAVLLGIIVNELISNSLKYAFTKSEDGEIRVQLSREKKNNETHKSLFSLTISDNGKGIPESLELGNVESLGLQLVSILIDQLDGEIKLRRDHGTEFVITFEVTEKP, encoded by the coding sequence GTGAAAGAAAAATCGAGAAACTCCGGTCACAATATTACTGGAGATATGCCATGGGGAACACATTTCTGCCAGTTCTACAGGACAAAAGAAGATTTGATGGATATAGCTTTTCCTTATTTTAAAGCAGGACTGGAGAATAACGAATTATGCTTGTGGATCACGTCACAACCTCTGGAAATAGAAGAGTCAAAAGAAGCCCTTAGAAAAGCTATTCCTTACATTGATATCTATCTGGAAAAAGGGCAAATCGAAATTATCCCATATACTCACTGGTATTTTAAAAATGGAGTTTTTAATTCGGAGAGAGTATTGAATGGCTGGGTTGAGAAATTCAATCAGGCTCTTTCCAGTGGTTATGACGGTTTGAGGCTGACCGAAGATACTTCCTGGCTGGAAAAAGAAAACCGGAATGATTTTGCTGATTATGAAAAAGAACTGGATCGGATCACAGGCAAGTGCCGGATAACAGCTCTTTGCACCTATCCTCTTGACAAGTTTAACGCAACCGAGACTATCGATATAATTGCAAATCACCAGTTTGCTTTGATAAAAAAGGAAGGAAAGTGGGAACTGGTAGGAAATTCCAGATATAAAAAAATGGAAGAAACCGAGATACTTGCAAATATTCTTGAATTATCCGATGATGCTATTATGACCGAATCTCTTGATGGCATTATTACCAGCTGGAATAAAGGTGCAGAGCGAATTTACGGTTATACGGCAGAGGAAGTTTTGGGAAAGCCCATAGACGTCCTTGAACCACCTACTTTAGTCGAAGAAATAAAAGAACTAACTGAACTTATCAGATATGAAGAAAAAATACATCACTATGAGACTTTACAGTTAAGAAAGGATGGTAAGGTAATAAACGTCTCATTAACTCTTTCTCCGATTTTCGATGCTTCCGGAAATCCGACAGCTGCCCTGGTTATGTCCAGGGACATAACTGAAAATGAACAAACAGTAGAAAAACTTCTGAGAAGCAAGGAAATCTACAGAATTATCACAGAACAGACAGGGCAGCTGGTTTATGACTATGATTTAAGAACTGATAAATGCACCTGGGCAGGTGCAATAGAAGAAACCACAGGATATAGTTTTGAAGAATTTCAGATGCTTGGCAAGTACATCTGGACTACGAATATCCAGTCTTCAAGTGAAACTCATGTGGGCGCAAGATTCCGAGACATAAAATCTACCGGAGATAGGTATAAAGAAGAATTAAGGTTGAAAAGAAAAGACGGAACTTACATTGACATAGAAAATAAAGGAATTTACCTCAGGGATCATGAAGGTCATCCTTACGAGGCTATAGGAGTAATCAAAGACATTACGGATTGGAAACTTGCGTTAAAAAAAGTGAAAGAAAGTGAAGAGAAATACCGATCTTTCATACAAAATTTCCACGGTATTGTCTATCAGCGTAATGAAAATTTTATTCCCGTGTATCTGCATGGGGCTGCCGAAGAGATCACCGGGTATAGAGAAAAAGACTTTTCATCCCGGATTAAGTGGAAAGAGATAATTCATCCTGATGACCTCTCTCTTGTTCTCAAAGAAGAGAAAAAGATTCGAAATTTCCAGTCCACAGGTTATGGAGATATCGAATACCGCATAAAACACAAAGATGGAAGAATCAGGTGGGTTCACGAGATTTACCAGAAAATTAAAAAGACAGATGAGAAATCGGAATTCTACCAGGGTACGATTTATGATGTGACCGAGAAGAAAGAAACTGAAAAATTTCTTGAAGGCATCGAGATTAGCCGTAAAAAGGAAATCCATCATCGGATTAAGAATAACCTGCAAGTGATCTCTTCATTGCTGGATCTGCAGGCTGAAAAGTTCCAGGACAAAGAGTGTATCAAAGACTCGGAGGTTCTTGAAGCCTTCGTAGAAAGCCAGAACCGGGTACTTTCAATGTCCCTTATCCATGAAGAACTCTATAAAGGAAAAGGGACCGATACGCTGAATTTTTCTGAATACATCCGGAAGTTAGCTGAAAACCTTTTCCATACTTACAGCCTTAATAGTGAGAATGTCCGCCTTCACATGGATCTGGAAGAAAATGCATTATTCGATATGGATATTGCTGTCCTGTTGGGAATAATTGTTAATGAACTTATTTCGAACTCCCTCAAATATGCATTTACCAAAAGCGAAGACGGAGAAATTCGAGTCCAGCTTTCCAGAGAAAAAAAGAATAATGAAACGCATAAATCTCTTTTCAGCCTGACAATTTCGGATAACGGAAAAGGAATTCCTGAAAGCCTGGAATTAGGGAATGTTGAGTCGCTCGGACTGCAGTTAGTGAGCATCCTTATTGACCAACTGGATGGAGAAATCAAGCTTAGAAGAGACCACGGAACGGAATTCGTAATTACTTTCGAAGTAACTGAAAAGCCATAA